The Archangium primigenium genomic interval ATCCGGCTGCTCGCCCGACCGGTGTACCAGACGATCTTCGAGGACAAGGACCGCGCCGAGGCGATCATCTCGGCCACCGGGCTCGACTGGACGTTGGTGCGGCCTCCCCGCCTCACGGACGAGCCGCGAGTGGGGCGCTACCAGACCAAGCCGAGCCAGGGCGGAGGCGGCTTCGCGAAGATCAGCCGCGCGGACCTCGCCACCTTCATGATCGACGAGGCGGAGAAGGGCCAGTGGATCCGCGGCGCGCCCTTCGTCTGGACCTGAAGTTTCGCCGCCGCCCACACAGGCAGAGGTGGAGCGGCGTCATTGCCCCGCACATGACATCCAAGGTAGTCTGCGAGAGCAGGGCTCCTTGGGTCATCTTGTGTTGACCCATGAATGGGAGGGGTGAGGACATGCGTGACACTGTGCGTTGGAATGGCGGCAAGCTGGGGCCCTATCACGTGGGCCGACGCTACCGTCATCTCCCCTCGCGAGACCGCCTCTATGAGGGCCACAACACCGAGACGGGTGCCCCAGCGCTCCTGATGGTTCCCGACAAGCTCGATGATTGGAATCAACGCCTGGACTGGACCGTGCGCATCGTCAGCCGCGAGGCGTACCCGTTCATCGCCTTGGAGGTCGAGGGCGCCCCCTCCTTCGACGACCTGGCGCTCCAGGAATTGACGCTGATGGTGTACCGAATGAGCGGCGGACTGTCCCTCCTCGAGGACCGTCCCGACGTCCGACAGCACCTCATCCGCCGGTCCGTTCCCGTCAAGACGAAGACCAGGACGCAGCGGCATCTGCGCATGGGCGCGATGGCGGCCACCCTCGTCGTGTGTCTGTCGTCGTTCTGGTCTCACCGAGCCGAGACGCCGGAAGCGTCACTGGCGCGTGAAGCCGTGAACTATTCCGACGTGGAAGACACTCTGTTTTCCGCCATTGGCTACGCCATGCCGGAGAAGCCCTTCGACGAGCAGAAACGGCCTCCCTGCATTCCGGTCACTGAAACGGAGCTCCGGGGCGGATGCTGGGTGCAGATGAAGCACGACGCACCGTGCCCACCCAGCTCCGCTGAGTACGAGGGGCATTGCTACATGCCGTCCAAGCGGAAGACCCCCAAGCCCAATGTCATCCACCCTTGAGACAACACTCCGTGGGGATGTTTGGGAGAGGGTTAGGCTGTCCCCATATGGAAGCCCGATTCAATTGCGGCCTACATCTGGGTCACCAACGTTTGTTTTGGCGTCCTCTCGGTGCTCATGCCCGACCAGCTCCTCGACCCCTCGCCGCTCGCGCGGGCGGTGACGGGGTACATCACGGCCTACTGGGCGTCGCGCGTGCTCGTGCAGTTCTTCCATTTCGACCGTTCGGCGGCTCCGCCGGGCGCCTTCTCCACGCTGGCCGAGGTGGCACTCGTCGGCCTCTTCATCTCCCTGACCGCCATCTACGGCTGCGCGGCGATGGCCTGAGGCACACGATGTCCGCGTACATCCCGTCCGAAGCGTGGGTCCTCTGGGTCCTCGGAGCCCTCCTGCTCTGCGTCCTCGTCGCGGGGCATGCGCTCGCGTGGAGCGGGCCCCTCCGCCTCGTGCGCGGGGGGGCGTGGACGATCCTCGTGCTGGGGACGTGGAGCGTGGAACGGCTGACCGCCCGGGAACCTCCCGGGGTCCGCATGCTCGCGCTCATCCTGTTCGCGCTGCTCGTCATGAAGGTCATCGTCGTGGTGGAGGAGCGGGCGCGCGGCATGGTGCCCCTGACCTTCCGGGCCTGGCTGGGGTTCGCCGGGGCCTGGCTGGGAATGAGACCTCGCCTGTTCGTGTCCGCGGAGGCCGGGCCCTTGCGCGGAGCGGGCGCGCTCATTCGCCAGGGCGCCCTGTACGCGCTCCTGGGCGCGGTCCTGGTGGGCCTCGCGCGGGTGACGTGGGGGGAGACCGGGTCGCGGTGGCTCGCCTCCCTGTGGCTCCTTCCCGGGCTCAGCCTGCTCATCCATTTCGGCCTGTGCAACGTCCTCTCGGGGGCGTGGCGGCTGCGGGGCGTCGCCTGTGACCCCCTGTTCCGGGCCCCCCTGCTGTGCCAGAACCTGGGCGATTTCTGGTCACGCCGCTGGAACCTGGCGTTCTCCGAGATGACGGTGATCGCGGTGTACCGCCCCCTCGTCGCGCGTCTGGGGCGCGGCCCCGCGCTCCTGGGGGGGTTCGCCTTGTCCGGGCTGCTGCACGAGATGGCGCTCAGCGTGCCCGTGCGCGCGGGCCTCGGCCTTCCCTTTCTCTACTTCCTCCTCCACGGAGGGCTCGTGCTGCTCGAGCGAGGACTCGCGACCCGGGGCCACGTCCTGAAGGGTTGGACGGGACGGGCGTGGGCCTGGTTCTGGCTGGCCGCGCCCCTCCCGCTCTTGTTCCACCCCCCGTTCCTGGCGGGGGTGGTCTGGCCCCTGATTGGGATGGCCCCGGGCCCGTGAGGCGGACGGGT includes:
- a CDS encoding protein kinase, with the protein product MRDTVRWNGGKLGPYHVGRRYRHLPSRDRLYEGHNTETGAPALLMVPDKLDDWNQRLDWTVRIVSREAYPFIALEVEGAPSFDDLALQELTLMVYRMSGGLSLLEDRPDVRQHLIRRSVPVKTKTRTQRHLRMGAMAATLVVCLSSFWSHRAETPEASLAREAVNYSDVEDTLFSAIGYAMPEKPFDEQKRPPCIPVTETELRGGCWVQMKHDAPCPPSSAEYEGHCYMPSKRKTPKPNVIHP
- a CDS encoding MBOAT family protein produces the protein MSAYIPSEAWVLWVLGALLLCVLVAGHALAWSGPLRLVRGGAWTILVLGTWSVERLTAREPPGVRMLALILFALLVMKVIVVVEERARGMVPLTFRAWLGFAGAWLGMRPRLFVSAEAGPLRGAGALIRQGALYALLGAVLVGLARVTWGETGSRWLASLWLLPGLSLLIHFGLCNVLSGAWRLRGVACDPLFRAPLLCQNLGDFWSRRWNLAFSEMTVIAVYRPLVARLGRGPALLGGFALSGLLHEMALSVPVRAGLGLPFLYFLLHGGLVLLERGLATRGHVLKGWTGRAWAWFWLAAPLPLLFHPPFLAGVVWPLIGMAPGP